The following proteins are encoded in a genomic region of Hemibagrus wyckioides isolate EC202008001 linkage group LG29, SWU_Hwy_1.0, whole genome shotgun sequence:
- the pcdh10a gene encoding protocadherin-10a isoform X2, with the protein MVMILLLMTLLAGAHAQLRYTVLEEQERGTVVGNVAEDLGLDVTKLSARRFQTVPVPSLPRTSPPPALLEVDLESGALVVRERVDREELCGRSTPCLVHLEMFLEEPLELFRVETEVLDVNDNAPRFPRSDIAVEISESATPGTRFPVDGAFDPDVGTNSLSAYAITSNEHFRLDVQTQGDGSRYAELVLEKPLDREKQAVHRYVLTAVDGGQPQRTGTALLVVTVLDSNDNPPIFDQSVYSVTLRENSPVGTLVIQLNATDADEGSNGEVVYTLSSHNPPRIRELFAVDARTGRVEIIGEVDYEESSTHQIHVQARDMGPNAVPAHCKVLLKLVDVNDNAPEIGFSTVTESVSERATPGTVVAMLSVSDRDSGENGRVTCELLGGGASEDAPPFKLKPSSLKNYYTMVTDGALDREHVESYTLTVVARDNGTPPLTTSKSIRVRIADENDNAPRFAQAIYEVHVTENNVPGAYIYAVTATDEDTGENARVTYSIEEREIQGMSVLTYVSINAENGYVYALRSFDHEQIREFSFTAHAADCGTPVLTTNATVRVIIVDQNDNAPTVIAPLGKNGTAARAPLPRSAEPGYLVTRVISTDADDGENARLSYSIAHGNDLGLFRMDWRSGELRTARRVSGGKRDSSLQSQLNPRAYELLIEVRDHGQPPLSCSARISVVLVDGAVVTLDEEGREKEGRGARGGARGSARSDEGAPEMTLVLLVALGSVSSVFLLAMIALAVRCRRKDKKFSALTCLTGDCCSCCGSCCGRRSRGRQKKLTKSDIVLVQSKTAAQVPVEESGTGGSGAFGTHLHQHHHHCYQVCLTRESANTTDLMFLQPCCSPSRSTTDTEHSSTARGAAAVLLTDQQPDIISNGSVLSGEIKHQRTELSYLDRPRRVNSSVFQEDIVSSKDSGHGDSEQGDSDHDATNRLHSSDLFSNCTDECKALGHSDRCWMPSFVPGDGRHGADYRSNLHVPGMDAVMDGERGRGFPSTFCSDVSSETS; encoded by the exons ATGGTGATGATTTTGTTATTAATGACACTTTTGGCTGGAGCACATGCGCAGTTGCGCTACACGGTGCTGGAGGAGCAGGAGCGCGGCACGGTGGTGGGGAACGTGGCCGAGGACCTGGGGTTAGATGTCACCAAGCTGTCTGCACGCCGCTTCCAGACGGTGCCGGTCCCGAGCTTGCCGCGCACATCACCACCTCCGGCACTGCTCGAGGTGGATCTAGAGAGCGGAGCGCTGGTGGTGCGTGAGCGTGTGGACCGAGAGGAGCTGTGTGGCAGGAGTACTCCATGCCTCGTACACCTGGAGATGTTCCTCGAGGAGCCGCTCGAGCTTTTCCGTGTCGAGACGGAGGTGCTGGATGTGAACGACAACGCACCACGTTTTCCACGCTCCGACATCGCCGTGGAGATCAGCGAGAGCGCCACGCCTGGAACACGCTTCCCCGTAGATGGTGCCTTCGACCCAGACGTGGGCACAAACTCACTGAGCGCATACGCCATCACAAGCAACGAGCACTTCCGCCTGGACGTACAGACTCAGGGCGACGGGAGCCGGTACGCTGAGCTGGTGCTGGAAAAACCATTAGATCGTGAGAAACAGGCGGTGCACCGGTATGTGCTCACAGCTGTAGATGGAGGACAGCCTCAGAGGACTGGAACCGCACTTCTGGTGGTCACTGTGCTGGATTCAAATGACAATCCGCCCATCTTCGACCAGTCTGTGTACTCGGTCACGCTGCGTGAGAACTCCCCCGTAGGCACACTCGTCATCCAGCTGAACGCCACCGATGCAGACGAGGGCAGTAACGGGGAGGTGGTGTACACGCTGAGCAGTCATAACCCACCGCGCATACGTGAACTGTTTGCTGTTGATGCACGCACGGGCCGTGTGGAAATCATAGGGGAGGTGGATTATGAGGAGAGCAGCACCCATCAAATTCATGTCCAGGCCCGAGACATGGGGCCAAACGCAGTCCCGGCACATTGTAAAGTCCTGCTCAAGCTGGTGGATGTAAACGATAATGCACCTGAGATCGGATTCAGCACTGTGACGGAGTCTGTTAGCGAACGCGCGACTCCTGGCACTGTAGTCGCCATGCTCAGCGTCTCGGACAGAGACTCAGGTGAAAATGGCCGTGTTACCTGTGAACTTCTTGGTGGGGGAGCGAGTGAGGATGCTCCACCCTTCAAGCTTAAGCCTTCCTCACTGAAGAACTACTACACCATGGTGACAGACGGAGCGCTGGACCGTGAGCATGTAGAGTCATACACACTTACGGTGGTAGCACGAGATAACGGCACTCCACCACTGACCACCAGCAAGTCCATCCGGGTGCGCATAGCAGACGAGAATGACAATGCACCACGTTTCGCACAGGCCATCTATGAGGTGCACGTGACAGAGAACAACGTGCCTGGGGCATATATCTATGCCGTGACCGCTACGGATGAGGACACTGGTGAGAACGCACGTGTTACTTACTCTATAGAGGAGCGTGAGATCCAGGGCATGTCTGTACTGACGTACGTTTCCATCAACGCAGAGAATGGCTACGTGTATGCACTACGCAGCTTCGATCACGAGCAAATCAGGGAGTTTAGCTTTACGGCGCACGCAGCAGACTGCGGAACCCCTGTGCTCACGACCAATGCAACCGTGAGAGTGATTATAGTGGACCAGAACGACAATGCACCGACCGTGATCGCCCCACTGGGCAAAAACGGTACAGCAGCACGTGCCCCGTTGCCCCGGTCGGCAGAGCCGGGTTACCTGGTGACACGAGTGATCTCCACAGATGCGGATGATGGTGAAAACGCACGTCTCTCGTACAGCATTGCACACGGAAATGACCTCGGCTTGTTCCGCATGGACTGGAGGAGTGGTGAATTGCGCACCGCACGGCGAGTGAGTGGCGGGAAACGGGACTCTTCGCTGCAGTCTCAGTTAAACCCTCGTGCCTATGAACTACTGATTGAGGTCAGGGACCATGGGCAGCCACCGCTTTCCTGCTCCGCCCGCATCAGTGTGGTGCTTGTGGACGGCGCTGTAGTGACCCTGGACGAGGAAGGACGGGAGAAGGAGGGTAGAGGGGCACGGGGTGGGGCTCGAGGGTCAGCCAGGTCTGATGAGGGAGCACCAGAGATGACGCTTGTGCTCCTTGTGGCTCTTGGCTCCGTGTCATCCGTTTTTCTACTGGCCATGATTGCTCTGGCTGTCCGGTGCCGCCGGAAAGACAAAAAATTCAGTGCGCTCACATGTCTGACCGGAGACTGCTGCTCTTGCTGCGGCTCCTGTTGTGGCCGGCGGTCACGGGGACGGCAAAAGAAGCTCACCAAGTcggatattgtgttggtgcagAGCAAGACGGCGGCGCAGGTGCCCGTGGAGGAATCCGGGACCGGGGGCAGTGGCGCGTTCGGGacacaccttcatcaacaccatcaccactgcTACCAGGTGTGCCTCACACGGGAGTCTGCTAACACCACCGACCTGATGTTCCTGCAGCCATGTTGCAGCCCGTCACGCAGCACCACGGACACGGAGCACAGCAGCACAGCACGAGGAGCTGCTGCCGTCCTTCTTACTGACCAGCAACCGGACATCATATCCAACGGCAGTGTCTTATCCGGAGAG ATAAAACATCAGAGGACAGAACTCAGTTACCTTGATAGACCACGTCGTGTTAACAG TTCTGTCTTTCAGGAGGACATTGTGAGCTCTAAAGACAGTGGTCATGGAGACAGTGAGCAGGGAGACAGTGACCACGATGCTACAAATCGCCTGCACTCCTCTG accTGTTCTCAAACTGTACAGATGAGTGTAAAGCTCTCGGACACTCTGACCGTTGCTGGATGCCTTCATTTGTCCCCGGTGACGGTCGTCATGGTGCTGATTACCGTAGCAACCTACATGTCCCAGGGATGGATGCAGTGATGGACGGAGAG cGAGGAAGAGGATTTCCTAGCACCTTCTGCTCAGACGTCTCCTCGGAAACCTCGTGA
- the pcdh10a gene encoding protocadherin-10a isoform X1, producing the protein MVMILLLMTLLAGAHAQLRYTVLEEQERGTVVGNVAEDLGLDVTKLSARRFQTVPVPSLPRTSPPPALLEVDLESGALVVRERVDREELCGRSTPCLVHLEMFLEEPLELFRVETEVLDVNDNAPRFPRSDIAVEISESATPGTRFPVDGAFDPDVGTNSLSAYAITSNEHFRLDVQTQGDGSRYAELVLEKPLDREKQAVHRYVLTAVDGGQPQRTGTALLVVTVLDSNDNPPIFDQSVYSVTLRENSPVGTLVIQLNATDADEGSNGEVVYTLSSHNPPRIRELFAVDARTGRVEIIGEVDYEESSTHQIHVQARDMGPNAVPAHCKVLLKLVDVNDNAPEIGFSTVTESVSERATPGTVVAMLSVSDRDSGENGRVTCELLGGGASEDAPPFKLKPSSLKNYYTMVTDGALDREHVESYTLTVVARDNGTPPLTTSKSIRVRIADENDNAPRFAQAIYEVHVTENNVPGAYIYAVTATDEDTGENARVTYSIEEREIQGMSVLTYVSINAENGYVYALRSFDHEQIREFSFTAHAADCGTPVLTTNATVRVIIVDQNDNAPTVIAPLGKNGTAARAPLPRSAEPGYLVTRVISTDADDGENARLSYSIAHGNDLGLFRMDWRSGELRTARRVSGGKRDSSLQSQLNPRAYELLIEVRDHGQPPLSCSARISVVLVDGAVVTLDEEGREKEGRGARGGARGSARSDEGAPEMTLVLLVALGSVSSVFLLAMIALAVRCRRKDKKFSALTCLTGDCCSCCGSCCGRRSRGRQKKLTKSDIVLVQSKTAAQVPVEESGTGGSGAFGTHLHQHHHHCYQVCLTRESANTTDLMFLQPCCSPSRSTTDTEHSSTARGAAAVLLTDQQPDIISNGSVLSGEIKHQRTELSYLDRPRRVNSSVFQEDIVSSKDSGHGDSEQGDSDHDATNRLHSSDLFSNCTDECKALGHSDRCWMPSFVPGDGRHGADYRSNLHVPGMDAVMDGEVETSVSTEDDPSFSTFGKDRLHHHGTHTSHTHSYLSRKRIS; encoded by the exons ATGGTGATGATTTTGTTATTAATGACACTTTTGGCTGGAGCACATGCGCAGTTGCGCTACACGGTGCTGGAGGAGCAGGAGCGCGGCACGGTGGTGGGGAACGTGGCCGAGGACCTGGGGTTAGATGTCACCAAGCTGTCTGCACGCCGCTTCCAGACGGTGCCGGTCCCGAGCTTGCCGCGCACATCACCACCTCCGGCACTGCTCGAGGTGGATCTAGAGAGCGGAGCGCTGGTGGTGCGTGAGCGTGTGGACCGAGAGGAGCTGTGTGGCAGGAGTACTCCATGCCTCGTACACCTGGAGATGTTCCTCGAGGAGCCGCTCGAGCTTTTCCGTGTCGAGACGGAGGTGCTGGATGTGAACGACAACGCACCACGTTTTCCACGCTCCGACATCGCCGTGGAGATCAGCGAGAGCGCCACGCCTGGAACACGCTTCCCCGTAGATGGTGCCTTCGACCCAGACGTGGGCACAAACTCACTGAGCGCATACGCCATCACAAGCAACGAGCACTTCCGCCTGGACGTACAGACTCAGGGCGACGGGAGCCGGTACGCTGAGCTGGTGCTGGAAAAACCATTAGATCGTGAGAAACAGGCGGTGCACCGGTATGTGCTCACAGCTGTAGATGGAGGACAGCCTCAGAGGACTGGAACCGCACTTCTGGTGGTCACTGTGCTGGATTCAAATGACAATCCGCCCATCTTCGACCAGTCTGTGTACTCGGTCACGCTGCGTGAGAACTCCCCCGTAGGCACACTCGTCATCCAGCTGAACGCCACCGATGCAGACGAGGGCAGTAACGGGGAGGTGGTGTACACGCTGAGCAGTCATAACCCACCGCGCATACGTGAACTGTTTGCTGTTGATGCACGCACGGGCCGTGTGGAAATCATAGGGGAGGTGGATTATGAGGAGAGCAGCACCCATCAAATTCATGTCCAGGCCCGAGACATGGGGCCAAACGCAGTCCCGGCACATTGTAAAGTCCTGCTCAAGCTGGTGGATGTAAACGATAATGCACCTGAGATCGGATTCAGCACTGTGACGGAGTCTGTTAGCGAACGCGCGACTCCTGGCACTGTAGTCGCCATGCTCAGCGTCTCGGACAGAGACTCAGGTGAAAATGGCCGTGTTACCTGTGAACTTCTTGGTGGGGGAGCGAGTGAGGATGCTCCACCCTTCAAGCTTAAGCCTTCCTCACTGAAGAACTACTACACCATGGTGACAGACGGAGCGCTGGACCGTGAGCATGTAGAGTCATACACACTTACGGTGGTAGCACGAGATAACGGCACTCCACCACTGACCACCAGCAAGTCCATCCGGGTGCGCATAGCAGACGAGAATGACAATGCACCACGTTTCGCACAGGCCATCTATGAGGTGCACGTGACAGAGAACAACGTGCCTGGGGCATATATCTATGCCGTGACCGCTACGGATGAGGACACTGGTGAGAACGCACGTGTTACTTACTCTATAGAGGAGCGTGAGATCCAGGGCATGTCTGTACTGACGTACGTTTCCATCAACGCAGAGAATGGCTACGTGTATGCACTACGCAGCTTCGATCACGAGCAAATCAGGGAGTTTAGCTTTACGGCGCACGCAGCAGACTGCGGAACCCCTGTGCTCACGACCAATGCAACCGTGAGAGTGATTATAGTGGACCAGAACGACAATGCACCGACCGTGATCGCCCCACTGGGCAAAAACGGTACAGCAGCACGTGCCCCGTTGCCCCGGTCGGCAGAGCCGGGTTACCTGGTGACACGAGTGATCTCCACAGATGCGGATGATGGTGAAAACGCACGTCTCTCGTACAGCATTGCACACGGAAATGACCTCGGCTTGTTCCGCATGGACTGGAGGAGTGGTGAATTGCGCACCGCACGGCGAGTGAGTGGCGGGAAACGGGACTCTTCGCTGCAGTCTCAGTTAAACCCTCGTGCCTATGAACTACTGATTGAGGTCAGGGACCATGGGCAGCCACCGCTTTCCTGCTCCGCCCGCATCAGTGTGGTGCTTGTGGACGGCGCTGTAGTGACCCTGGACGAGGAAGGACGGGAGAAGGAGGGTAGAGGGGCACGGGGTGGGGCTCGAGGGTCAGCCAGGTCTGATGAGGGAGCACCAGAGATGACGCTTGTGCTCCTTGTGGCTCTTGGCTCCGTGTCATCCGTTTTTCTACTGGCCATGATTGCTCTGGCTGTCCGGTGCCGCCGGAAAGACAAAAAATTCAGTGCGCTCACATGTCTGACCGGAGACTGCTGCTCTTGCTGCGGCTCCTGTTGTGGCCGGCGGTCACGGGGACGGCAAAAGAAGCTCACCAAGTcggatattgtgttggtgcagAGCAAGACGGCGGCGCAGGTGCCCGTGGAGGAATCCGGGACCGGGGGCAGTGGCGCGTTCGGGacacaccttcatcaacaccatcaccactgcTACCAGGTGTGCCTCACACGGGAGTCTGCTAACACCACCGACCTGATGTTCCTGCAGCCATGTTGCAGCCCGTCACGCAGCACCACGGACACGGAGCACAGCAGCACAGCACGAGGAGCTGCTGCCGTCCTTCTTACTGACCAGCAACCGGACATCATATCCAACGGCAGTGTCTTATCCGGAGAG ATAAAACATCAGAGGACAGAACTCAGTTACCTTGATAGACCACGTCGTGTTAACAG TTCTGTCTTTCAGGAGGACATTGTGAGCTCTAAAGACAGTGGTCATGGAGACAGTGAGCAGGGAGACAGTGACCACGATGCTACAAATCGCCTGCACTCCTCTG accTGTTCTCAAACTGTACAGATGAGTGTAAAGCTCTCGGACACTCTGACCGTTGCTGGATGCCTTCATTTGTCCCCGGTGACGGTCGTCATGGTGCTGATTACCGTAGCAACCTACATGTCCCAGGGATGGATGCAGTGATGGACGGAGAGGTAGAGACGAGCGTGTCCACCGAGGACGATCCGTCTTTCTCAACATTTGGGAAAGACAGATTGCATCACCACggcacacacacgtctcacacacactcctatctgt cGAGGAAGAGGATTTCCTAG